A stretch of the Vitis riparia cultivar Riparia Gloire de Montpellier isolate 1030 chromosome 13, EGFV_Vit.rip_1.0, whole genome shotgun sequence genome encodes the following:
- the LOC117927969 gene encoding ankyrin repeat-containing protein NPR4-like: MNGFKEIAQCMIEKSTELTSILDKNGSLPVVRACNRGRKEVTRLLYNYTPPKELGPKKGEGKNGATLLSYCIVTKFLDIALHILEKHPSLAVTLDWNGVSPLYKLGQKPSLFKSGGQLWFWQRWIYSCISVNVDRASDWIQINVVDDIAQGRDDRNNTKKGLGQLMHGLVSYPQKLPGIKNIHDQKLRHAQAIKLLGSICIELQNMKVDALRFQVHQAVFQAVKRGNVEFVTEMIKSIPELAWSRDINGRNIFFVAILNRQEKIFNLLHGLTDAQKIKVISPLDRFGNNMLHLVAILAPSEQLDAISGAALQMQRELQWFKEVESIVPPLFKDLINSDGKKAIEVFSQQHADLVKDGEKWMKEIATSSSFVAALIVTIMFAAAFTIPGGNNDKGAPIFLDDTFFIVFIISDSISLFSATTSVLMFLGILTSVYAENKFLTRLPTKLIIGLSALFISIAAMMIAFCAALAILLKQSSTKVVMIPIILLACVPVTLFALLQFPLLVNISISTYGPGIFDRNVQRLY; the protein is encoded by the exons ATGAATGGATTTAAAGAAATAGCGCAGTGCATGATTGAAAAGAGCACGGAATTGACCAGTATTTTAGATAAGAATGGAAGCCTCCCAGTTGTGCGTGCTTGTAACCGAGGCAGAAAAGAAGTGACTCGTCTTCTCTACAATTACACTCCACCAAAGGAGCTAGGTCCAAAAAAAGGCGAAGGCAAAAATGGTGCAACGCTTCTTAGTTATTGTATTGTTACCAAATTCTTAG ATATTGCTTTGCATATCCTCGAGAAGCACCCAAGTTTGGCTGTTACTTTGGATTGGAATGGCGTTTCCCCCTTGTATAAATTGGGTCAAAAGCCTTCTTTGTTCAAGAGTGGAGGTCAGCTCTGGTTTTGGCAGCGTTGGATATACTCAT GCATATCTGTAAACGTAGATCGTGCCTCAGATTGGATTCAAATAAATGTTGTTGACGACATTGCACAAGGACGAGATGATAGGAATAATACTAAAAAAG GACTAGGTCAATTAATGCATGGGCTGGTTTCATATCCACAAAAACTTCCTG GAATCAAGAACATACACGATCAAAAGTTGAGGCATGCTCAAGCCATCAAACTTCTTGGGAGCATTTGTATTGAACTACAAAATATGAAAGTTGATGCCCTTCGTTTTCAAGTGCACCAAGCAGTCTTCCAGGCTGTTAAGCGAGGGAATGTTGAGTTTGTCACTGAGATGATTAAATCTATTCCTGAGTTAGCGTGGAGCCGTGATATTAATGGaagaaacatattttttgttgCAATTTTGAACCGTCAGGAAAAGATTTTCAACCTTTTACATGGGCTTACTGACGCACAGAAGATTAAAGTGATATCTCCTTTGGATAGGTTTGGAAATAACATGCTACATTTGGTTGCGATATTAGCACCATCGGAACAGCTTGATGCCATTTCAGGTGCTGCTCTGCAGATGCAAAGAGAACTACAATGGTTTAAG GAGGTGGAAAGCATTGTGCCACCACTATTCAAGGACCTTATAAACTCAGATGGAAAAAAGGCCATTGAGGTGTTCTCTCAGCAGCATGCGGACTTGGTAAAAGATGGGGAGAAATGGATGAAGGAGATAGCAACATCTAGTTCATTTGTAGCTGCTCTCATTGTTACCATCATGTTTGCAGCAGCCTTCACTATTCCTGGGGGTAACAATGACAAAGGCGCTCCCATATTCTTGGACGATAcctttttcatagtttttataATATCAGATTCAATCTCACTCTTTTCTGCTACTACTTCCGTGTTGATGTTCCTGGGAATCCTGACATCAGTATATGCAGAAAACAAATTCCTCACGCGGTTGCCCACAAAGCTAATAATAGGCCTTTCCGCCCTTTTCATCTCTATTGCAGCCATGATGATAGCCTTCTGTGCTGCCCTCGCTATTTTGCTAAAGCAAAGCTCAACCAAAGTGGTTATGATCCCGATTATTTTACTTGCCTGTGTTCCGGTGACCCTATTCGCATTATTGCAATTTCCCCTTCTTGTTAATATTTCCATTTCCACATATGGGCCAGGCATCTTCGATAGGAATGTACAACGTTTGTACTAG